From the Desulfovibrio sp. JY genome, one window contains:
- a CDS encoding response regulator, producing the protein MPSKRILTVDDAKSVRGLVSRTLRQAGYDIAEAVDGADALEKTADGVDLVITDINMPGMGGLELIARLRQREDTRFTPILVLSTESQTDMRRQAVSAGATGWIVKPFAPEVLLALVRRFLC; encoded by the coding sequence ATGCCTTCTAAACGTATTTTGACGGTGGACGACGCAAAAAGCGTGCGCGGACTCGTCTCCAGGACCCTGCGCCAGGCCGGCTACGACATTGCCGAAGCCGTGGACGGGGCCGACGCCTTGGAGAAAACCGCCGACGGCGTCGATCTCGTCATTACCGATATCAACATGCCGGGAATGGGCGGCCTGGAACTCATCGCCCGGTTGCGGCAGCGCGAGGACACCCGCTTCACCCCGATCCTGGTCCTGAGCACCGAATCCCAGACAGACATGCGGCGACAGGCCGTTTCGGCCGGAGCCACGGGCTGGATCGTCAAACCCTTCGCTCCGGAAGTGCTGCTGGCCCTGGTGCGCCGCTTCCTGTGCTGA
- a CDS encoding PAS domain S-box protein, translated as MADTPQAKCSVPDLDAAGMDSGALLFHDAPLAVYLRGTDGALLDANMAMAVLFGFDGPAQFLEAMAATPDQYYLDPDTRAAVLSTLARDGHLTGRQLQALGRDGFVIWVEESARRIVSPAGETFYFGYLRDITAEKSSRWALTEIEEKYRGIFENAVEGLFQMTPGGRFVTVNIALTRMLAYPAPEDLTAMSNAAAHVFASPAEWRQLETALDAAGMVRGYEVELLRADGARIFASIHARAVRDVDGGIVLFEGSMEDVTERRQSQEQLRQNLAHTRALFHQTVKSLATTVRFRDSYTASHQDNVARLSSAIARTLGLPEDMTAGIQVAGQLHDIGKINVPLRYLSKPGRLVGLEWEFMKQHAQTGYEILKDIDFPWPVAEIVLAHHERLDGSGYPRGLSGAAIGIEARILAVADVLDAMASNRPYRPALGVDAALAELARHRGTAFDPEAVDAARAVIRDGVVRY; from the coding sequence ATGGCAGACACCCCGCAGGCAAAATGCTCCGTGCCCGACCTCGACGCCGCCGGCATGGACAGCGGCGCCCTGCTCTTCCACGACGCCCCGCTGGCGGTGTACCTGCGCGGCACGGACGGCGCCCTGCTCGACGCCAACATGGCCATGGCCGTGCTGTTCGGCTTCGACGGTCCGGCGCAGTTCCTGGAGGCCATGGCCGCGACCCCGGACCAGTACTACCTGGACCCGGACACCCGCGCCGCGGTGCTTTCCACCCTGGCCCGCGACGGACACCTGACCGGCCGGCAGCTCCAGGCGCTCGGCCGGGACGGATTCGTCATCTGGGTCGAGGAATCGGCCCGGCGGATCGTGTCCCCGGCCGGCGAGACCTTCTACTTCGGCTACCTCCGCGACATCACGGCCGAGAAAAGCTCGCGCTGGGCGCTGACCGAGATCGAGGAGAAATACCGGGGCATTTTCGAAAACGCCGTGGAAGGGCTTTTCCAGATGACCCCGGGCGGCCGCTTCGTCACGGTCAACATCGCCTTGACCCGCATGCTCGCCTATCCGGCCCCCGAAGACCTGACCGCCATGTCCAACGCCGCCGCGCACGTTTTCGCATCCCCGGCGGAATGGCGCCAGCTGGAGACCGCCCTCGACGCCGCGGGCATGGTGCGGGGATACGAGGTGGAGCTTCTCCGGGCCGACGGGGCGCGCATCTTCGCCTCGATTCATGCCAGGGCCGTACGCGACGTCGACGGTGGCATCGTGCTGTTCGAGGGCTCCATGGAAGACGTGACGGAACGCCGCCAGTCCCAGGAGCAACTGCGCCAGAACCTGGCGCACACCCGGGCGCTTTTTCACCAAACCGTCAAATCCCTGGCCACGACCGTACGCTTCCGCGATTCCTACACCGCCAGCCACCAGGACAACGTGGCCCGCCTGTCCTCGGCCATAGCCCGGACCCTGGGCCTGCCCGAGGACATGACCGCCGGCATCCAGGTGGCCGGACAACTGCACGACATCGGCAAGATCAACGTGCCGTTGCGCTACCTCAGCAAGCCGGGCCGGCTGGTCGGCCTGGAATGGGAATTCATGAAGCAACATGCCCAGACCGGGTACGAGATCCTCAAGGACATCGATTTTCCCTGGCCTGTGGCGGAGATCGTCCTGGCCCACCACGAGCGCCTGGACGGTTCGGGCTACCCGCGGGGGCTTTCGGGCGCGGCCATCGGCATCGAGGCGCGCATCCTGGCCGTGGCCGACGTGCTGGACGCCATGGCCTCCAACCGTCCCTACCGGCCGGCCCTCGGCGTGGACGCGGCGCTTGCGGAACTGGCCCGGCACCGGGGCACGGCCTTCGACCCGGAGGCCGTGGACGCCGCCCGGGCCGTGATCCGCGACGGCGTGGTCCGGTACTGA
- the nifH gene encoding nitrogenase iron protein has translation MRKIAIYGKGGIGKSTTTQNTVAGLAEMGKKVMVVGCDPKADSTRLLLHGLAQKTVLDTLREEGEDVDLDDILKEGFGGIMCTESGGPEPGVGCAGRGIITSINLLEQLGAYEEDKHLDYAFYDVLGDVVCGGFAMPIRDGKAEEIYIVCSGEMMAMYAANNICKGIVKYADTGGVRLGGIICNSRKVDQEREMIEEFCKRLGTQMIHFMPRENQVQRAEINRKTVIDFSPEHPQADEYRTLAKKIDTNEMFVIPNPISINELEKLLIDFGIAN, from the coding sequence ATGCGCAAGATCGCTATTTACGGCAAGGGCGGCATAGGCAAGTCCACCACCACGCAGAACACGGTCGCCGGTCTGGCGGAAATGGGCAAAAAGGTCATGGTGGTCGGCTGCGACCCCAAGGCCGACTCCACCCGGCTCCTGCTGCACGGCCTGGCCCAGAAGACCGTCCTCGACACCCTGCGTGAGGAAGGCGAGGACGTCGATCTCGACGATATCCTCAAGGAAGGCTTCGGCGGCATCATGTGCACCGAGTCCGGCGGCCCCGAGCCCGGCGTCGGCTGCGCCGGCCGCGGCATCATCACCTCCATCAACCTCCTTGAACAGCTCGGCGCCTACGAGGAAGACAAGCACCTCGACTACGCCTTCTACGACGTCCTCGGTGACGTCGTGTGCGGCGGCTTCGCCATGCCGATCCGCGACGGCAAGGCCGAGGAAATCTACATCGTCTGCTCCGGCGAGATGATGGCCATGTACGCGGCCAACAACATCTGCAAGGGCATCGTGAAGTACGCCGACACCGGCGGCGTGCGCCTGGGCGGCATCATCTGCAACAGCCGTAAGGTCGACCAGGAAAGAGAGATGATCGAGGAGTTCTGCAAGCGCCTGGGCACCCAGATGATCCACTTCATGCCCCGTGAAAACCAGGTGCAGCGCGCCGAGATCAACCGCAAGACCGTCATCGACTTTTCGCCCGAGCATCCCCAGGCCGACGAGTACCGGACCCTGGCCAAGAAGATCGACACCAACGAAATGTTCGTCATCCCCAACCCCATTTCCATCAACGAGCTGGAAAAGCTGCTCATCGACTTCGGCATCGCCAACTAG
- a CDS encoding P-II family nitrogen regulator yields the protein MQTMVRAIVRPEKCDEVLAALMDAGFPAVTKFNVAGRGKQRGIKIGEIQYDEIPKVMLICVVDDKDKEFMVKTIMESARTGAKGAFGDGKIFVSPVEEMYTISSGVKES from the coding sequence ATGCAGACCATGGTGAGAGCCATCGTTCGTCCCGAGAAATGCGATGAAGTCCTGGCAGCCCTGATGGACGCCGGTTTCCCGGCCGTGACCAAGTTCAACGTGGCCGGACGCGGCAAACAGCGCGGCATCAAGATCGGCGAGATCCAGTACGACGAGATCCCCAAAGTGATGCTGATCTGCGTCGTGGACGACAAGGACAAGGAATTCATGGTCAAGACCATCATGGAAAGCGCCCGCACCGGCGCCAAGGGAGCCTTTGGCGACGGTAAAATCTTCGTGAGCCCCGTTGAGGAAATGTACACCATTTCGTCCGGTGTGAAGGAATCCTAA
- a CDS encoding P-II family nitrogen regulator, with translation MKEIMAVIRMNKMNQTKKSLADSGIPAFVAREGYGRGKGLVNQAVLEGAAAGNEEAIALLGTKGRLYPKRILSVIVPDAEVKKVVDAIISVNKTGQAGDGKIFVMPVSDSIRVRTGEDGDAAIV, from the coding sequence ATGAAGGAGATCATGGCGGTTATCCGCATGAACAAGATGAACCAGACCAAGAAGTCCCTGGCCGATTCCGGAATCCCGGCTTTCGTGGCCCGCGAGGGCTACGGCCGAGGCAAGGGCCTGGTCAACCAGGCGGTGCTCGAAGGCGCCGCCGCCGGCAACGAGGAAGCCATCGCGCTCCTCGGCACCAAGGGCCGGCTGTACCCCAAACGCATCCTGTCCGTCATCGTTCCCGACGCCGAGGTCAAAAAGGTCGTGGACGCCATCATCTCCGTCAACAAGACCGGACAGGCCGGCGACGGCAAGATTTTCGTGATGCCCGTCTCCGATTCCATCCGGGTCCGTACCGGCGAGGACGGAGACGCGGCCATCGTCTAG
- the nifD gene encoding nitrogenase molybdenum-iron protein alpha chain produces MSSKPINVEEIKKELIAKMPTKVARKRAKSIVPGAGGSGEAIPEIQANVRTVPGIITQRGCTYAGCKGVVLGPSRDIVNLTHGPIGCGFYSWLTRRNETDAGPDGDNFIPYCFSTDLTEHDIVFGGMKKLSAAIQEAYDNFHPKAISVFSTCPVGLIGDDIHSVARQMQEKLGITVFANSCEGYRGVSQSAGHHIANNQIMKHIIGTDDTPVEGKYKINILGEYNIGGDAFEIERILEKCGITLIATFSGNSTVESFRKAHFADLNTVMCHRSLNYVAEMMETKFGIPWIKVNFIGAHATAKSLRRIATYFEDQELLDRVEQVIAEEMPAIEAAIKDIRPRTEGKTAMMFVGGSRAHHYQELFGELGMKVLCAGYEFAHRDDYEGRHVLPKIKVDADSRNIEELEVEQDATRYKPRKTPEQLEALKAKGVEVKDYDGMIGQMDKNSLIIDDISQYETEKLIEIMKPDIFCAGIKEKYIIQKMGMPMKQLHNYDIGGPYAGFVGAINWYRDIDRMVNSKIWSLTKAPWQSEGPELEASYVAE; encoded by the coding sequence ATGAGCAGCAAGCCCATAAACGTCGAAGAGATCAAGAAGGAATTGATCGCCAAGATGCCCACCAAGGTCGCGCGCAAGCGGGCCAAGTCCATTGTTCCGGGCGCGGGTGGCAGCGGCGAGGCGATTCCCGAAATCCAGGCCAACGTCCGCACAGTTCCGGGCATCATCACCCAGCGCGGCTGCACCTATGCCGGCTGCAAGGGCGTCGTGCTGGGCCCCTCCCGCGACATCGTCAACCTGACCCACGGCCCCATCGGCTGCGGCTTCTACTCCTGGCTGACCCGCCGCAACGAGACCGACGCCGGCCCCGACGGGGACAACTTCATCCCCTACTGCTTCTCCACGGACTTGACCGAGCATGACATCGTGTTCGGCGGCATGAAGAAGCTGTCCGCGGCCATCCAGGAAGCCTACGACAACTTCCATCCCAAGGCGATTTCCGTCTTCTCCACCTGCCCGGTGGGACTCATCGGCGACGACATCCACTCCGTGGCCAGGCAGATGCAGGAAAAGCTCGGCATCACCGTGTTCGCCAACTCCTGCGAGGGCTACCGCGGCGTGTCCCAGTCCGCCGGCCACCACATCGCCAACAACCAGATCATGAAGCACATCATCGGCACGGACGACACGCCGGTGGAGGGCAAGTACAAGATCAACATTCTTGGCGAGTACAACATCGGCGGCGACGCTTTCGAGATCGAGCGCATCCTGGAAAAGTGCGGCATCACCCTGATCGCCACCTTCTCCGGCAACTCCACGGTGGAATCCTTCCGCAAGGCCCACTTCGCCGACCTCAACACCGTCATGTGCCACCGCTCCCTCAACTACGTGGCCGAGATGATGGAAACCAAGTTCGGGATTCCCTGGATCAAGGTGAACTTCATCGGCGCCCATGCCACGGCCAAGTCGTTGCGCCGCATCGCCACCTACTTCGAGGATCAGGAGCTCTTGGATCGGGTCGAGCAGGTCATCGCCGAGGAGATGCCGGCGATCGAGGCGGCGATCAAGGACATCCGCCCCCGCACGGAAGGCAAGACGGCCATGATGTTCGTCGGCGGTTCCCGGGCGCACCACTACCAGGAGCTGTTCGGGGAACTGGGCATGAAGGTCCTGTGCGCCGGCTACGAGTTCGCCCACCGCGACGACTACGAAGGTCGCCACGTGCTGCCCAAGATCAAGGTCGACGCCGACTCGCGCAATATCGAGGAACTGGAAGTCGAGCAGGACGCCACCCGCTACAAGCCCCGCAAGACGCCCGAGCAGCTCGAGGCGCTCAAGGCCAAGGGCGTCGAGGTCAAGGACTACGACGGCATGATCGGCCAGATGGACAAGAACTCGCTGATCATCGACGACATCAGCCAGTACGAGACCGAAAAGCTCATCGAGATCATGAAGCCCGACATCTTCTGCGCCGGCATCAAGGAAAAGTACATCATCCAGAAGATGGGCATGCCCATGAAGCAGCTGCACAACTACGACATCGGCGGCCCCTATGCCGGGTTTGTCGGGGCCATCAACTGGTACCGGGACATCGACCGCATGGTGAATTCCAAGATCTGGTCGCTGACCAAAGCGCCCTGGCAGTCCGAAGGGCCTGAACTCGAAGCCAGTTACGTGGCGGAATAA